The Streptomyces camelliae genome window below encodes:
- the argH gene encoding argininosuccinate lyase, whose product MTATGRLTTSVAPAAAEILFERHLRAPEDPVAAELRPTSQVDRAHVVMLTEQGIVGRETAARLLAGIEELRATGFAPLRRRPAPRGRYLAYEGYLVEQLGAGTGGVLHSGRSRNDLNATVLRLQLRGPYDRLLTECDALGSALTAQARRWHTTVMPAYTHHQPAVPITYGHYLAGVAAALVRDLDQLEHAGRELDENPLGAGAVGGTSLPIDPYRTTEFLGFTAPLPNSLHAVASRDLVLRLLAGCTVLGVLLTRVAHDLQSWTSAENGLLHLPDDLVGSSSMMPQKRNPFLLENIQGKAVAALGALTAATAAMSTARFTNAIAVGTEATGHIWPALEATTDAVVLLRLIVEGAEPRAERMLRRATDGQTSATALAERLVVAGVPFRTAHHDVGDISREAAETGRPFEEVAAERLTGHPARLLAGLDPASVAASATAGGGPGPAAVLAAADDATARLAALRTVAGARRDRWSAADKTLTTAVTTLISGSAA is encoded by the coding sequence ATGACCGCCACCGGCCGGCTGACCACGTCGGTCGCCCCCGCCGCCGCAGAGATCCTCTTCGAACGGCACCTGCGCGCTCCCGAAGACCCGGTGGCCGCCGAACTGCGGCCCACCAGCCAGGTCGACCGCGCGCACGTCGTGATGCTCACCGAACAGGGCATCGTGGGCCGCGAGACGGCCGCCCGGCTGCTCGCCGGCATCGAGGAGCTGCGCGCCACCGGTTTCGCGCCGCTGCGCCGCCGCCCGGCTCCGCGCGGCCGCTATCTCGCCTACGAGGGCTACCTGGTCGAGCAGTTGGGCGCCGGGACCGGCGGAGTGCTGCACAGCGGACGCTCCCGCAACGACCTCAACGCGACCGTCCTGCGCCTGCAACTGCGCGGCCCCTACGACCGGTTGCTCACCGAGTGCGATGCCCTCGGCAGCGCTCTGACCGCCCAGGCCCGCCGATGGCACACCACCGTGATGCCCGCCTACACCCACCACCAGCCGGCCGTGCCCATCACCTACGGCCACTACCTCGCCGGAGTCGCCGCCGCGCTCGTCCGCGACCTCGACCAACTGGAGCACGCCGGACGGGAGCTGGACGAGAACCCGCTCGGCGCGGGCGCGGTCGGCGGCACCTCGCTGCCGATCGATCCGTACCGGACCACCGAATTCCTCGGTTTCACGGCCCCGTTGCCCAACTCCCTGCATGCGGTCGCCTCCCGCGACCTGGTGCTGCGGCTGCTCGCCGGCTGCACCGTGCTGGGCGTCCTGCTCACCCGGGTCGCCCACGACCTGCAGTCGTGGACCAGCGCCGAGAACGGCCTGCTGCACCTGCCCGACGATCTCGTCGGAAGCAGCTCGATGATGCCGCAGAAACGCAACCCGTTCCTGCTGGAGAACATCCAGGGGAAGGCCGTCGCCGCGCTCGGCGCGCTGACCGCCGCCACGGCGGCCATGTCCACCGCCCGCTTCACCAACGCCATCGCGGTCGGCACCGAGGCCACCGGGCACATCTGGCCGGCCCTGGAGGCCACCACCGACGCCGTGGTCCTGCTCCGGCTCATCGTCGAGGGCGCCGAGCCCCGCGCCGAGCGCATGCTGCGGCGGGCGACCGACGGCCAGACCAGCGCCACCGCGCTCGCCGAACGCCTGGTCGTCGCGGGCGTACCGTTCCGCACCGCCCATCATGACGTCGGTGACATCAGCCGCGAGGCCGCGGAGACCGGCCGCCCCTTCGAGGAGGTCGCCGCCGAGCGGCTGACCGGTCACCCGGCCAGGCTCCTCGCCGGCCTCGACCCCGCCTCCGTCGCGGCGTCCGCCACGGCCGGCGGCGGCCCCGGCCCGGCCGCCGTGCTCGCCGCCGCCGACGACGCCACGGCCCGCCTCGCGGCCCTGCGCACCGTGGCCGGCGCGCGCCGCGACCGCTGGTCGGCCGCCGACAAGACCCTGACCACCGCTGTCACTACCCTGATCTCCGGGAGCGCCGCATGA
- a CDS encoding alkaline phosphatase family protein, giving the protein MTRLVVLDIVGLTPRLMRHMPAVSALAQQGFQARLDTVLPAVTCSVQSTLLTGTPPSEHGVVGNGWYFRDLGEVMLWRQHNALVGGEKLWHTARRAEPGYKVANICWWYAMGADVDLTVTPRPVYYSDGRKEPDCYTWPPALHDELTSRLGPFPLFTYWGPNAGLPSSQWILAAARQIFDEHRPDLTLVYVPHLDYEPQRSGPDSPQSAREARRLDDALRPLLEHFRREDATVVILSEYGIAPASRPVDINRALRRAGLLEVHTQDGMEYLDPWTSRAFAVADHQIAHVYVRDPADVAKTAEIVAGLDGVDEVLDEHGKARHGLAHERSGELVAVAERDAWFTYYYWLDDDRAPDFARQVEIHRKPGYDPAELLYDPAVRGVKARAAGQVARKKLGMRYRIRTVPLDPSGVRGSHGRLPDDPQDSPVLLCSRPGPAREAIDATEVKDLLLTLAGVTAP; this is encoded by the coding sequence ATGACGAGACTCGTCGTCCTCGACATCGTCGGCCTCACCCCACGCCTGATGCGCCACATGCCCGCCGTCTCGGCCCTCGCACAGCAGGGCTTCCAGGCCCGCCTGGACACCGTGCTGCCCGCAGTGACCTGCTCCGTGCAGTCCACCCTGCTGACCGGCACACCGCCTTCCGAACACGGTGTCGTCGGCAACGGCTGGTACTTCCGCGACCTGGGCGAAGTGATGCTGTGGCGCCAGCACAACGCCCTGGTCGGCGGCGAGAAGCTGTGGCACACCGCGCGCCGCGCCGAACCCGGCTACAAGGTCGCCAACATCTGCTGGTGGTACGCCATGGGCGCCGACGTCGACCTCACCGTCACCCCGCGCCCCGTCTACTACTCCGACGGCCGCAAGGAACCCGACTGCTACACCTGGCCGCCCGCCCTGCACGACGAACTCACCAGCAGGCTCGGCCCGTTCCCCCTGTTCACCTACTGGGGACCCAACGCGGGCCTGCCGTCCAGCCAGTGGATCCTGGCCGCAGCCCGCCAGATCTTCGACGAGCACCGCCCCGACCTGACCCTGGTCTATGTACCGCACCTGGACTACGAACCCCAGCGCTCCGGCCCCGACTCACCCCAGTCCGCCCGCGAGGCACGACGGCTCGACGACGCACTGCGCCCCCTGCTGGAACACTTCCGCCGCGAGGACGCCACCGTCGTGATCCTCAGCGAGTACGGCATCGCGCCTGCCTCCCGGCCCGTCGACATCAACCGCGCCCTGCGCCGCGCAGGTCTCCTCGAAGTCCACACCCAGGACGGCATGGAGTACCTCGACCCGTGGACCTCCCGCGCCTTCGCGGTCGCCGATCACCAGATCGCCCATGTGTACGTCCGTGACCCCGCCGATGTCGCGAAGACCGCGGAGATCGTGGCGGGCCTCGACGGTGTGGACGAGGTGCTGGACGAGCACGGCAAGGCGCGCCACGGGCTCGCGCACGAACGCTCGGGAGAGCTGGTCGCCGTCGCCGAGCGCGACGCCTGGTTCACGTACTACTACTGGCTGGACGACGACCGCGCCCCCGACTTCGCCCGCCAGGTCGAGATCCACCGCAAGCCCGGCTACGACCCCGCCGAACTCCTCTACGACCCCGCCGTGCGCGGTGTCAAGGCGCGCGCCGCCGGGCAGGTCGCCCGCAAGAAACTCGGCATGCGCTACCGCATCCGGACCGTCCCCCTGGACCCCTCCGGCGTGCGCGGCAGCCACGGCCGGCTGCCCGACGACCCGCAGGACAGCCCCGTCCTGCTCTGCTCGCGGCCAGGACCCGCGCGCGAGGCGATCGACGCGACCGAGGTCAAGGACCTCCTGCTGACGCTGGCCGGCGTCACGGCACCGTGA
- a CDS encoding ATP-grasp domain-containing protein, with the protein MTPPTLVLVESNTTGTGRLFARRARELGALPVLLAEDPDRYAYAREDDIPVVRTDTGSLNAVLAAVRAVPGAVPAGLTTSSDYFVPVAAAAAHALSLPGPDPQAVRRVRHKGSQRADLVAGGVPVAAHALVSGPEEALSAVDRIGLPVVLKPTDGSGSMGVRLCTTRQEAAEHAARLQARTHNERGMPVARDFLVEQYVAGPEFSVEVFGQRAVAVVAKHLGAAPHFVETGHDVPAPVPAAQADALTATAVQAVKALGLGFGAAHVELRLGPDGPVLIEVNARLAGGMIPELIRAATGVDLVRAQVTAALGRPVDLEPRSSHHSSLRFLVVDAPSELGVLPDTGGLPHVTGTTLTGRLGVRLVPHHDYRDRVAHVTATAPTAEDATRAAETALARLRTALRPHPDEETTV; encoded by the coding sequence ATGACGCCGCCCACCCTGGTGCTGGTGGAGAGCAACACCACCGGCACGGGCCGGCTGTTCGCCCGCCGGGCCCGTGAACTGGGCGCGCTGCCCGTCCTGTTGGCCGAGGACCCGGACCGCTACGCCTACGCGCGCGAGGACGACATCCCGGTGGTGCGGACGGACACCGGCAGCCTGAACGCCGTCCTCGCCGCGGTGCGCGCGGTGCCCGGCGCGGTCCCGGCCGGCCTGACCACCAGCTCCGACTACTTCGTGCCCGTCGCCGCCGCCGCGGCGCACGCCCTGAGCCTGCCCGGTCCCGACCCGCAGGCCGTGCGACGGGTCCGGCACAAGGGCAGCCAGCGCGCAGATCTCGTCGCGGGCGGCGTGCCGGTGGCCGCCCACGCCCTGGTGTCCGGTCCGGAGGAGGCCCTGTCCGCGGTGGACCGGATCGGTCTGCCGGTGGTGCTCAAGCCCACGGACGGCTCGGGCAGCATGGGCGTACGGCTGTGCACGACCCGGCAGGAGGCGGCCGAGCACGCGGCACGGCTGCAGGCACGCACCCACAACGAGCGCGGCATGCCGGTGGCCCGCGACTTCCTCGTCGAACAGTACGTGGCCGGGCCGGAGTTCTCGGTGGAGGTGTTCGGGCAGCGGGCGGTGGCCGTGGTCGCCAAGCACCTGGGCGCGGCCCCGCACTTCGTGGAGACCGGGCACGACGTCCCCGCGCCCGTCCCGGCGGCCCAGGCCGACGCGCTCACCGCCACCGCCGTGCAAGCCGTGAAGGCGCTCGGTCTCGGCTTCGGCGCCGCCCATGTGGAGCTGCGGCTGGGCCCGGACGGGCCCGTGCTGATCGAGGTCAACGCCCGGCTGGCGGGCGGCATGATCCCCGAACTGATCCGAGCGGCCACCGGAGTCGATCTCGTACGGGCGCAGGTGACGGCGGCGCTCGGCCGCCCGGTCGACCTGGAACCCCGTAGCTCCCACCATTCCTCGCTGCGCTTCCTGGTCGTCGACGCCCCGTCGGAACTCGGCGTCCTCCCGGACACCGGGGGCCTGCCCCACGTCACCGGCACCACGCTCACCGGCCGCCTCGGGGTCCGGCTCGTCCCGCACCACGACTACCGCGACCGTGTCGCGCACGTCACGGCCACCGCCCCGACCGCCGAGGACGCGACCCGCGCCGCCGAGACCGCCCTGGCCCGGCTGCGCACCGCGCTGCGGCCCCACCCCGACGAGGAGACCACCGTATGA
- a CDS encoding MFS transporter → MARSVTAPRPASLLAHRGFRLFWAADTVSQFGTYVGNTVLPLVAATTLAATPLEMGVLGAAETAGYLLIGLPAGVWVARTRQRLLMRRTAVARALLLATVPAAWWLGVLTTVHLIVVALLAGVCAVLFDIAHQSHLPALVARGRLLEGNARLQSSQSLAQITGPGIGGTLTQLTGAAAPVLGTAGGYVLAAALLRRVREPDPLPPEEASRGSVAGQVREGLGYVARTAALRAITCCTATANLFSGVLSAVNVLFLTRTLGLSDAAVGLLLSVLGLGGVLAAATAGRLIRAVGQARAVWLVPLTTFPALLLVPLAGPGARLTPAVLGLFVTGYGTVVYNIAQVSYRQAVCPEHMLARVNATVRFVAFGALTLGTLTGGVLGELLGSRGTLWIAATGSCLAVLWVLCSPLRNLRDFERAEA, encoded by the coding sequence GTGGCCCGGTCCGTCACCGCACCGCGTCCGGCGTCCCTGCTCGCCCACCGGGGTTTCCGGCTGTTCTGGGCGGCGGACACGGTCAGCCAGTTCGGCACCTATGTCGGCAACACCGTCCTTCCGCTGGTGGCCGCGACGACACTGGCGGCGACACCGCTGGAGATGGGGGTGCTGGGCGCCGCGGAGACGGCCGGGTATCTGCTCATCGGTCTCCCGGCCGGTGTCTGGGTCGCCCGCACCCGGCAGCGCCTGCTGATGCGCCGGACCGCCGTGGCCCGGGCACTGCTGCTGGCCACGGTCCCGGCGGCCTGGTGGCTCGGCGTGCTGACCACGGTCCACCTCATCGTCGTGGCCCTGCTGGCGGGCGTCTGCGCGGTCCTGTTCGACATCGCCCACCAGTCCCATCTGCCCGCCCTCGTCGCCCGCGGCCGACTCCTCGAAGGCAACGCCCGACTCCAGTCCAGCCAGTCGCTGGCGCAGATCACCGGCCCGGGCATCGGCGGCACCCTGACTCAGCTCACCGGGGCCGCGGCCCCCGTCCTCGGCACGGCGGGCGGCTATGTTCTCGCCGCCGCCCTGCTGCGCCGGGTGCGTGAGCCCGACCCGCTCCCGCCGGAGGAGGCCTCGCGGGGCTCCGTGGCCGGCCAGGTACGCGAGGGCCTCGGCTACGTGGCCCGCACCGCGGCCCTGCGGGCCATCACCTGCTGCACGGCCACCGCCAACCTCTTCAGCGGGGTCCTCAGCGCGGTCAACGTCCTCTTCCTGACCCGCACCCTGGGCCTGTCCGACGCGGCCGTGGGTCTGCTGCTGAGCGTGCTCGGCCTGGGCGGTGTCCTCGCCGCCGCCACGGCCGGCCGGCTGATCCGCGCCGTGGGACAGGCGCGGGCCGTATGGCTGGTCCCGCTCACGACCTTCCCCGCGCTGCTCCTGGTCCCGCTCGCGGGGCCGGGCGCCCGCCTGACCCCGGCCGTGCTCGGCCTGTTCGTGACCGGCTACGGCACCGTCGTCTACAACATCGCCCAGGTCAGCTACCGGCAGGCCGTCTGCCCCGAGCACATGCTCGCCCGGGTCAACGCCACCGTCCGTTTCGTGGCCTTCGGCGCCCTCACCCTCGGCACGCTGACGGGCGGGGTGCTGGGTGAACTCCTCGGCAGCCGGGGCACGTTGTGGATCGCGGCGACGGGCAGCTGCCTGGCCGTGTTGTGGGTGCTGTGCTCACCCCTGCGGAATCTGCGGGACTTCGAACGCGCCGAGGCGTGA
- a CDS encoding helix-turn-helix transcriptional regulator, translating into MSADTFDEPFLDEYAIELYGWILDNRRADLGRAARDLGISREQAATAFKRLVRLRVVRVDPEDEAVAWAVDPDAAAVLRTRPLHETIRREQAQLDRLLHDFDLLRNRFLRARGDESCTLEVIPSLEEVRAALNRAAAECREEMVTMQPGGNRQPEALEEAMARDHALLSRGVRMRTVYHHTSRFNGPSQVYVARAAELGAEYRTVHDLVGRMIIFDGHRLAFIPLCDDGNGAVAIREASVVAFLHHVFEHVWAHATPFHPAAPEHLGEVAKEVDQTIVRLLAAGLKDETIARRVGMSLRTTRRHIADIMRLLGAESRFQAGILVGRSLACWGLDDAAGLPEPQGPCAHDMVLRLPGG; encoded by the coding sequence ATGAGTGCGGACACATTCGACGAGCCCTTTCTCGACGAGTACGCGATCGAGCTCTATGGGTGGATTCTGGACAACAGACGTGCCGATCTCGGCAGAGCCGCCCGAGACCTCGGGATCAGCCGGGAGCAGGCGGCGACCGCCTTCAAACGGCTGGTGCGGCTGCGGGTGGTGCGCGTCGACCCGGAGGACGAGGCGGTGGCCTGGGCGGTCGATCCGGACGCGGCCGCGGTCCTGCGCACCCGGCCCCTGCACGAGACCATCCGGCGTGAACAGGCTCAACTCGACCGCTTGCTGCACGACTTCGACCTGCTGCGGAACCGGTTCTTACGCGCCCGCGGCGATGAGAGCTGCACCCTGGAGGTCATCCCCAGCCTCGAAGAGGTACGGGCGGCGCTGAACCGTGCCGCCGCCGAGTGCCGCGAGGAGATGGTCACCATGCAGCCCGGCGGGAACCGCCAGCCGGAGGCGCTGGAGGAGGCGATGGCCCGCGACCACGCCCTGCTGTCCAGAGGCGTACGGATGCGCACGGTGTACCACCACACCTCCCGCTTCAACGGCCCCAGCCAGGTGTACGTCGCCCGGGCCGCCGAGCTCGGCGCGGAATACCGTACCGTCCACGACCTCGTGGGTCGGATGATCATCTTTGATGGTCACCGGCTCGCCTTCATCCCGCTGTGCGACGACGGCAACGGCGCCGTCGCCATCCGCGAGGCCTCCGTCGTCGCCTTTCTCCACCACGTCTTCGAACACGTCTGGGCGCATGCCACGCCGTTCCATCCCGCGGCCCCGGAGCACCTGGGGGAGGTCGCCAAGGAGGTCGACCAGACGATCGTGCGGCTGCTGGCCGCCGGCCTCAAGGACGAGACGATCGCGCGCAGGGTCGGCATGTCCCTGCGCACCACCCGGCGGCACATCGCCGACATCATGCGGCTGCTCGGAGCCGAGAGCCGATTCCAGGCCGGTATCCTCGTCGGCCGCTCGCTCGCATGCTGGGGCCTGGACGACGCGGCCGGGCTGCCCGAGCCGCAGGGGCCCTGCGCGCACGACATGGTGCTGCGCCTGCCCGGGGGATGA
- the ltaE gene encoding low-specificity L-threonine aldolase, producing MNHVVELRSDTFTLPTPRMLRAAAEARLGDDVYGEDPTVTELEELSAKLLGKEAACLMPSGTMANLAALLTHSPRGGKAIVGAESDIYVYEAGGAAVLGGVVYEPIPTAADGTLPLDAVVEACEVDADDPQFALPSVLSIETPQNRRGGIPLPPAYLAEAAAVARAQGIALHLDGARIFNAALALGVPAADLAAHADTVQFCLSKGLSAPIGSMLAGDARSIATARRIRKMLGGGMRQAGMIAACGIIALNEMVDRLADDHAHAARLAAGLAELPGLRLDPEPPRTNMVFFSVDRDATAHTTASLIDAAHARGVRMAELGRDRIRAVTHSGVTAGDVDRAVTVLAEVLSSAPAAGR from the coding sequence ATGAACCACGTCGTCGAACTGCGCAGCGACACCTTCACGTTGCCCACGCCCCGTATGCTCCGGGCCGCCGCCGAGGCCCGTCTGGGCGACGACGTCTACGGCGAGGATCCGACCGTCACCGAACTCGAAGAGCTGTCGGCCAAGCTGCTCGGCAAGGAGGCGGCCTGCCTGATGCCCAGCGGCACCATGGCCAACCTCGCGGCCCTGCTGACCCACAGTCCGCGCGGCGGCAAGGCCATCGTCGGCGCCGAGTCCGACATCTACGTCTACGAGGCGGGCGGCGCCGCGGTGCTCGGCGGTGTCGTGTACGAACCGATCCCGACCGCGGCCGACGGCACCCTGCCGCTGGACGCCGTCGTCGAGGCCTGTGAAGTCGACGCCGACGACCCGCAGTTCGCGCTGCCGTCGGTCCTGAGCATCGAGACGCCGCAGAACCGCAGGGGCGGCATCCCGCTCCCGCCCGCCTACCTGGCCGAGGCCGCGGCGGTGGCCCGCGCCCAGGGGATCGCCCTGCACCTGGACGGCGCCCGCATCTTCAACGCGGCCCTCGCTCTGGGTGTGCCGGCCGCCGACCTCGCCGCGCATGCCGACACCGTCCAGTTCTGCCTGTCCAAGGGGCTGTCCGCGCCGATCGGGTCGATGCTGGCGGGCGACGCCCGGTCCATCGCCACGGCCCGCCGCATCCGCAAGATGCTCGGCGGCGGCATGCGGCAGGCCGGCATGATCGCCGCCTGCGGGATCATCGCGCTGAACGAGATGGTCGACCGTCTCGCCGACGACCACGCGCACGCCGCCCGGCTCGCGGCGGGGCTGGCCGAACTCCCGGGTCTGCGGCTCGATCCGGAGCCGCCGCGCACCAACATGGTCTTCTTCTCGGTCGACCGGGACGCCACCGCCCACACCACCGCCTCGCTCATCGACGCCGCCCACGCGCGGGGTGTGCGCATGGCCGAACTGGGCCGGGACCGCATCCGCGCGGTCACCCACTCCGGTGTCACGGCCGGTGACGTCGACCGCGCCGTCACGGTCCTCGCCGAGGTGCTGTCCAGCGCCCCCGCGGCCGGGCGGTGA
- a CDS encoding cysteine synthase family protein, which yields MPSLSLPTPSASIVEATELPRLVRLGPNLCGAAFTLMKLLPARFMLDRAEQRGELGPGTTVLETSSGTFALGLAMVCRLRGYPLVIVGDPAIDPVLRRRLQELGTQVEICHEPSPEGGFQQARLDRLEQLRAQYPRHYVPGQYHNPDNPNAYAVVAEQIAEAVGPVDCLVGPVGSGGSTGGTASFLRLLAPGLRLIGVDTSPSTIFGQPDGPRAVRGLGNSLVPPNVRHTAYDEVHWAGAAEVFRATRDLHARHALYMGPTSGAAFLVARWYAERHPDEQVVALLPDEGHRYQDSVYQDDWLREQGVLDQEVCTEPRTVGCPDDALGGWARMAWGRRSLDDVLRPAAPATPRETP from the coding sequence ATGCCTTCGCTGTCTTTGCCCACGCCCAGCGCCTCCATCGTGGAGGCCACCGAACTGCCGCGGCTCGTGCGCCTCGGCCCCAACCTGTGCGGGGCCGCCTTCACGCTGATGAAGCTGCTGCCGGCCCGGTTCATGCTCGACCGCGCCGAGCAGCGCGGCGAACTGGGCCCGGGCACCACCGTCCTGGAGACCTCGTCCGGCACCTTCGCGCTGGGTCTGGCGATGGTGTGCCGGCTGCGCGGCTACCCACTGGTGATCGTCGGGGACCCGGCCATCGACCCGGTGCTGCGCCGCCGGCTGCAGGAGCTGGGCACCCAGGTCGAGATCTGTCACGAGCCCAGCCCCGAGGGCGGTTTCCAGCAGGCCCGCCTCGACCGGCTGGAGCAACTGCGCGCCCAGTACCCGCGCCACTATGTGCCGGGGCAGTACCACAACCCCGACAATCCCAACGCCTACGCGGTGGTCGCGGAGCAGATCGCCGAGGCCGTCGGCCCGGTGGACTGCCTCGTCGGTCCGGTCGGCTCCGGCGGCTCGACCGGCGGTACGGCGTCGTTCCTGCGGCTGCTCGCGCCGGGTCTGCGCCTCATCGGCGTGGACACCTCGCCCAGCACGATCTTCGGCCAGCCCGACGGGCCGCGCGCGGTGCGCGGCCTCGGCAACAGCCTCGTCCCGCCCAACGTCCGCCACACCGCCTACGACGAGGTGCACTGGGCGGGCGCCGCCGAGGTGTTCCGCGCCACCCGTGACCTGCACGCGCGGCACGCCCTGTACATGGGGCCGACCAGCGGCGCCGCCTTCCTGGTCGCCCGCTGGTACGCCGAACGCCACCCCGACGAGCAAGTGGTGGCGCTACTGCCCGACGAGGGCCACCGCTACCAGGACTCGGTGTACCAGGACGACTGGCTGCGCGAGCAGGGGGTCCTCGACCAGGAGGTCTGCACCGAGCCGCGCACGGTCGGCTGCCCCGACGACGCCCTCGGCGGCTGGGCGCGCATGGCGTGGGGCCGCCGCAGCCTCGACGACGTCCTCCGGCCCGCCGCGCCCGCTACCCCGAGGGAGACCCCATGA
- a CDS encoding cytochrome P450 produces MAGAPHVHPTTTPPPLPGARPLLDPAAEYGRWITERPLDRITLWGDLHPWLVTRHADARAVLSDPRFSSENIRPGFPGLQPTPPPRTPGQLFAMDPPDHTRLRRMLIPEFTFRRAEQLRPAIRQITGDLLDSLVKQGQPADLVEHFTLPLPLLVICELLGVPYADRDFIHHQASAFATVSAGPEAMRAGWAALFGYLQELLAAKSREPGDDLMSRLATERVATGEATPAEAAGLLVQLLIAGHETTASMLSLGVVALLRHPGQLAALRADEALVPGAVEELLRYLTVVHIGLRRIATEDVEIGGVTIRAGEGVVIALQAANRDPALFAGPDALDLTRDARQHLAFGHGLHHCLGQSLARAELQIALPMLFDRLPDLRLADPAPEELAFEGRAVHGVRELPVTW; encoded by the coding sequence ATGGCTGGAGCCCCCCACGTGCACCCGACGACCACTCCGCCGCCCCTGCCCGGCGCGCGTCCCCTCCTCGATCCCGCCGCCGAGTACGGGCGCTGGATCACCGAACGGCCCCTGGACAGGATCACCCTGTGGGGCGACCTGCACCCCTGGCTGGTCACCCGGCACGCGGACGCCCGCGCCGTGCTCAGCGATCCGCGGTTCAGCTCGGAGAACATCCGCCCCGGATTCCCCGGACTCCAGCCGACGCCGCCGCCGCGCACGCCGGGCCAGCTCTTCGCCATGGACCCGCCCGACCACACCCGGCTGCGCCGCATGCTCATCCCCGAGTTCACCTTCCGCCGGGCCGAGCAACTGCGGCCGGCCATCCGGCAGATCACCGGCGACCTCCTCGACAGCCTCGTGAAGCAGGGGCAACCCGCGGACCTGGTCGAGCACTTCACGCTCCCGCTGCCGCTCCTCGTCATCTGCGAGCTGCTCGGTGTGCCCTACGCCGACCGGGACTTCATCCACCACCAGGCGTCCGCCTTCGCCACCGTCTCCGCCGGCCCGGAGGCGATGCGGGCCGGCTGGGCGGCGCTGTTCGGCTACCTCCAGGAACTGCTCGCCGCCAAGTCGCGGGAACCCGGCGACGACCTGATGAGCAGGCTCGCCACGGAACGCGTCGCCACCGGCGAGGCCACCCCGGCGGAGGCGGCCGGGCTGCTCGTCCAACTGCTCATCGCCGGGCACGAGACGACGGCGAGCATGCTCTCTCTCGGCGTCGTCGCACTGCTGCGGCATCCCGGGCAGCTGGCCGCGCTGCGCGCCGACGAGGCTCTGGTGCCGGGCGCGGTGGAGGAACTCCTGCGCTACCTGACCGTCGTCCACATCGGGCTGCGTCGCATCGCCACGGAGGACGTCGAGATCGGCGGTGTCACCATCCGCGCCGGCGAGGGCGTGGTGATCGCCCTGCAGGCCGCCAATCGTGACCCCGCGCTCTTCGCCGGCCCGGACGCCCTCGACCTCACCCGGGACGCCCGGCAGCACCTGGCCTTCGGCCACGGCCTGCACCACTGCCTCGGCCAGTCCCTCGCCCGGGCCGAACTGCAGATCGCGCTGCCGATGCTCTTCGACCGGCTGCCGGACCTACGCCTCGCCGACCCTGCCCCGGAGGAGCTCGCCTTCGAGGGGCGCGCGGTCCACGGGGTACGGGAACTGCCCGTCACCTGGTGA